The region GACTAGGTTTTCCAGAATGCTGATTTTCGATGGCAAGCCAGTCGCGTAGATGCGGTCACCGTACAGGCCAACCGAAATACGAATATCGTCGCTGGAGTTTTCGCCGAGTTCTAAACCGAGCAGTGGTCGAGCGGTTTGCAGAATTTCTTCCGCACCGCGATAAGCCAATTTAATTTCGTGCACTTCTTGAGCGCTTTGGCGAATGACTTCACGGATCGCCAACAGCTTTTCAGCCCGTTCGGTGATTTTGGCTTGGCGAGCGCTGTCGAGCACGATGACTCGTCCCCAAGGGCCGATCAATTCTGGCAGTTGTGATTTTGCTTCATCAGGAGTCATGCTGCCGAGCGGAAAGACTGATGTCACGATATCGCTCTTTCCGCGACTTTCCAGTGCATCAGGAGTGACAAGTTCGGCGAGTTCGCTGATCAGCTTGCTGGCGTTGTCGATTTCCAGATCGATTAAGAACAGCATCCGTCCACGCCGAACCAGTGCATGACCACGGTCCAGAAGCAGGCGGTTGAGCAGGTCTAGAGCTTCATTGAGCGTATAGGTGCGCGAGCGATCGATAAAAGAAACGGTACCTGGCGGGTAGCGATCGATTTGCAGCGACAGATCGCCCTCGGTGGCGAGCCAATCCAAGACATCATTCCAGCTGGCGCCGGTGAAGTTGAAACGGAGATTCGAAACCGGCGGACGGTCAAGTTCCTCTAGCAGGATCCGCGCTGCCTCTTCTGGCGTGACGTCTTCGCCCCGCATGCTGAACCCGTCTTGGTTCGATTCATTGCCGACAGAATCACTGCCGGCAGACTCGTTTTCGACCGGTGAATCGGCGGTCACATCTGCGGCGTCCGAAGGCGACACCACTGCGGATTCCGGCTGAGACGTCTCGGGGGCTTCGTTGATTTCTTGCCCATGAGCTGGAATCGACAGCAATGAAACGCCAAGGATCGCTGCAACTCGTGCGGCAACGGCCCAATCGGTGGCACAAAACCGGCTCGATAGTCGGGTGATACGCATGCTTTACGGTCGAAAATAAAAGAAAGGCTTGATGAGTAATTGCTGTGCTTGTGGGGAGCTCCGTCCCGCCCGGCACACCGGAATTGACGCGATCGCCTCGCTGGCGAAGGCCTCCGGTCAACTGATGTAACCTTGGGTGTAATCAAGGGTTCCTTTCCTTGGCGGGGGAATTCGGGGGAATAGGCGGTTTTTTGCTATTTTTGGCACCGAAAAAGGGGGCTGCGCCCCGTTTCACTTCTTCGAACCCGTCTTCGACCCTGCTAGGATACGTCGCTTCCGTTTTCTCGGTCGCCGCCTTCGCGATCTCGTCGTGCATTCCTTCGCACACGTCTGACCGGCAAAATCGGATGGAGTCGAGTATAAATAGTCGTGATCGGGCTGGCCCCGTTCACCTGACTTCGACACCGACCCACAATTCGATTGCAGCCTGCCGTTTAAGTTTATTTTGGGCTGCAACTAAGGAGCGAAGCCGGAAATCTCTAAGGATGATGACTCGAATGCTGCAAAAGCAACGCAAATTGATCCTCGATTCGAGCGGACGCGACGCGATGCGCCGCGCTGGACGCGTCAACGCAATGTTGATGGACTACATCCGACCTCACGTCAAAGTCGGCGCGAAGACCGGTGATTTGGACGAAATGATTCACCAATGGACGATCGACAACGGTCATCGTCCGGCCACATTGGGGTATCAGAACTTTCCCAAAAGCTGCTGCATCAGCCGCAATGAAGTGATCTGCCATGGGATTCCTGGCGACGAAGTTCTCACCGAAGGCGACATTGTCAACGTTGACATCACGACCATCGTAGACGGCTGGCACGGCGACCAAAGCGAAACGTTCTTGATTGGCAAAGTCGACGATCAAAAACGTGAAGTCACCCAGTGCGCTTTCGACTGCATGCACATGGCAATCGAAGCATTAGAGCCTGGCTGCCCCGTTTCGGTGATTGGCGAAACCATCGTTCCCGCAGCCCATAAACGCGGCTTTACCGTCGTTCGTGAATACGTCGGCCATGGACTCGGAAAACAATTCCATTTGGATCCTTCGATCCCTCACTTTCCAAACCGCCAAAGCAAAATCGATCGCCTGTACCCCGGCATGTGTTTTACCGTTGAGCCGATGATCAACGCCGGCACTCGATATGCCCGTTGTGATAAAAACGACGGTTGGACAGTGCGAACGAAAGATGGCCGCCCGTCGGCACAATTTGAACACAGCGTGTTGATGACCGAGGACGGTCCGGAGATCCTGACGCAGTGCTCTGAAGGTCCTCACAAAGGCCACGAGTTCAAGTGCTAACGCATTGGATATCGCTTGATGAGCGATTCGCCTTTCTTCTCAGGCGATCAACAGCGACTCGATCAATAGATTTTGCATTATCAACCAACACCTGACCGCTTAAAATTAGCCAGTGGTCCGGTCGCAGAGTCGGCACACCAATCGACAATGTCGTTGCCGTAAACTGTAACGCAGGCAGCATCGTTGTCATTGGCAATGTTGTCTTCTGCATCAATGTCTCCACTATCATTTGGTAACGCTGTCTCGATCGTCAGGACGCCTTGCTTGCACCTTGGCTTAGAAGGTGTCTCTAAGACCAGACGTTTAAATCGCGATTTGTAGCGTTGCCTCCCACCTGCTCTTCCCTTCCTCCTTCCGTGAGTACCTCCATGCTTCATTCGCTTCGTGCTTGGTTTGCGCTGTCGCTCGTCTGCCTATTGAGCGTCTCGTCGTTTGCCGCAGACAAAAAACTGAAGGTCTTGTTGGTCGCCGGCGGTTGCTGCCATGACTACAAAACTCAAACAACGTTGCTAAAAGAAGGGATCGAAGCACGCGTCTCTTCCGAAGTGACTGTCGTCTTCAATCCGTCCAGCGGTACCGACACGCGGTTCGAGATCTATGAATCAGATGATTGGGCCGATGGGTACGATGTCATCGTTCATGACGAGTGCTCGGCTGCAGTCACCGAGAAGCCCTACGTCGAACGAATTCTTGCCGCACACAAAAATGGCGTTCCGGCAGTCAACTTGCACTGCGCGATGCATAGCTATCGTTGGGGTGACTTTCGCAATCCTGTCGAAAAGGGTGCCGACAACGCTGCTTGGTACGAAATGATCGGCGTGCAGTCGACGGGCCACGGTCCTAAGATTCCTATCGATATCAGCTTCGAATCAGATAATCCGATTGTCAAAGGCCTGAAACCTTGGACCACAATCGACGAAGAGCTTTACAACAATGTGCAAGTTTTCTCAGGCACTTCGGTCTTGGTTCGCGGTGACCAGATTCAACCGCCAAGCCGACGTGCACTGAAAGATAATCCCGATGCTGAACCGACCAAGGCAACCGCTGTGATCGGTTGGACCAATCTATATGGTCCCGAGCAAACGCGGATATTTAGCACCTCGCTGGGCCACCAAAACGGAACCGTTGAAGACGCCCGTTATTTAGATTTCATCGCTCGAGGATTGTTGTGGTCCACCGGAAATCTGAACGATGATGGTACGGCCAATCCAGCTGTCGCAAAGTAGCTGACATTCCTCAAAGTCGATCTTGGGCATCATGCCAAGCACGATGCCCATGTCAGTGTTCGATGTGATACCGATGGCACGTGGTGCAGCTATCGCTCGCCGCGTTTTTAGTATGACAGGCTGCACACGTTTGCCTTTCTAAAGGCTCAAAATCGACTAGCGACGGGTCATGCTCGCCTTCCACATCACCATGTCCCTCGCTGACCTTGTGGCAATAAGTGCACTGCCCTAGTTGCGAAACGTTTAAATGGGGGCGATGCGAGAATTTCGTAAAATCGCGTTTGCCTCCAACACTCGGGATCGCTTCCCACGACGCAGGCAGTCGTGTCGCGCCACTATGGCAATCTACGCAGGCTTTGACGGCCGGGACGTTCATGAACCGTTCTTTCAGCGGATCGGCGTCACTCAGTCCGCTAAACATTTCGATCAGGCCTTTTAATACTGGGTCGGTATGTCCTGATGCACGATAGCGAATCGCCAATCGAAGGTCGTCCCGATACCAGCCACCCTCGCCGGCCATGGTGCCAGCGTCAAATTCAGGCGAGACATTCAGAGGCGTCAGTTCAGGTTCAGTGTGTTCGATCAGTGGATCATCGCTAGGGGATGATGCCAACGGATCGATCAACAATTCGTCATCGCTCGATTCCAGCAGCAGTGAGTCGGAGTTCAACAACGACGAGTCTTCGCTAAGTAAATCATCGTCATCGGCAACGACTTGGCGAACTTGTGATTGAAGGCGAA is a window of Stieleria sp. JC731 DNA encoding:
- the map gene encoding type I methionyl aminopeptidase; the encoded protein is MLQKQRKLILDSSGRDAMRRAGRVNAMLMDYIRPHVKVGAKTGDLDEMIHQWTIDNGHRPATLGYQNFPKSCCISRNEVICHGIPGDEVLTEGDIVNVDITTIVDGWHGDQSETFLIGKVDDQKREVTQCAFDCMHMAIEALEPGCPVSVIGETIVPAAHKRGFTVVREYVGHGLGKQFHLDPSIPHFPNRQSKIDRLYPGMCFTVEPMINAGTRYARCDKNDGWTVRTKDGRPSAQFEHSVLMTEDGPEILTQCSEGPHKGHEFKC
- a CDS encoding ThuA domain-containing protein, with the protein product MLHSLRAWFALSLVCLLSVSSFAADKKLKVLLVAGGCCHDYKTQTTLLKEGIEARVSSEVTVVFNPSSGTDTRFEIYESDDWADGYDVIVHDECSAAVTEKPYVERILAAHKNGVPAVNLHCAMHSYRWGDFRNPVEKGADNAAWYEMIGVQSTGHGPKIPIDISFESDNPIVKGLKPWTTIDEELYNNVQVFSGTSVLVRGDQIQPPSRRALKDNPDAEPTKATAVIGWTNLYGPEQTRIFSTSLGHQNGTVEDARYLDFIARGLLWSTGNLNDDGTANPAVAK